Proteins encoded in a region of the Lepidochelys kempii isolate rLepKem1 chromosome 24, rLepKem1.hap2, whole genome shotgun sequence genome:
- the SF3B4 gene encoding splicing factor 3B subunit 4, producing MAAGPISERNQDATVYVGGLDEKVSEPLLWELFLQAGPVVNTHMPKDRVTGQHQGYGFVEFLSEEDADYAIKIMNMIKLYGKPIRVNKASAHNKNLDVGANIFIGNLDPEIDEKLLYDTFSAFGVILQTPKIMRDPDTGNSKGYAFINFASFDASDAAIEAMNGQYLCNRPITVSYAFKKDSKGERHGSAAERLLAAQNPLSQADRPHQLFADAPPPPSVPTPVVTSLGPGVNPPGIPPPGSFPPPVPPPGAMPPGMPPAMPPPPMPPGAGAPGPPSGGTPSGGHPPHPHPFPPGGMHHPGMPPMQVHHGPPGMGQHHHPGPPGSGGQPPPRPPHGMPHPGPPPMGMPPRGPHFGSPMGHPGPMPHHGMRGPPPLMPPHGYSGPPRPPPYGYQRVPLPPRPAQRPPVPPRGPLRGPLP from the exons ATGGCGGCGGGGCCCATCTCCGAGAGGAACCAGG ATGCTACAGTTTATGTCGGTGGCCTGGATGAGAAGGTCAGCGAGCCGCTGTTATGGGAGCTCTTTCTGCAGGCAGGACCAGTGGTCAATACCCACATGCCCAAAGATCGAGTCACTGGTCAACATCAAG GTTATGGGTTCGTGGAATTCCTCAGCGAGGAAGATGCTGACTACGCCATTAAAATCATGAACATGATCAAGCTGTATGGGAAGCCGATCCGCGTGAACAAGGCCTCGGCCCACAACAAGAACCTGGACGTGGGCGCCAACATCTTCATCGGTAACCTGGACCCGGAGATCGACGAGAAACTGCTGTACGACACCTTCAGCGCCTTCGGGGTCATCCTGCAGACCCCCAAGATCATGCGGGACCCTGACACGGGGAACTCCAAGGGCTACGCCTTCATCAACTTCGCCAGCTTCGACGCCTCCGACGCCGCCATTGAGGCCATGAACGGACAGTACCTGTGCAACCGTCCTATCACCGTCTCTTATGCCTTCAAGAAGGATTCCAAAGGCGAGCGGCACGGCTCTGCTGCGGAGCGGCTGCTGGCTGCCCAGAACCCCCTCTCTCAGGCAGACCGGCCCCATCAGCTTTTTGCAGACGCCCCTCCTCCTCCATCGGTGCCAACTCCTGTCGTCACATCCTTGGGGCCAGGCGTCAACCCTCCAG GCATTCCACCCCCAGGATCGTTTCCCCCACCAGTGCCGCCACCTGGAGCAATGCCCCCAGGAATGCCTCCTGCCATGCCGCCTCCACCCATGCCACCAGGAGCAGGTGCCCCGGGTCCTCCTTCAGGGGGCACTCCCAGTGGAGGGCACCCTCCTCACCCACATCCTTTCCCACCTGGGGGGATGCATCATCCAG GGATGCCGCCCATGCAGGTGCATCACGGACCACCCGGGATGGGACAGCATCATCATCCAGGGCCTCCAGGGTCAGGAGGCCAGCCCCCGCCCCGACCGCCCCACGGCATGCCCCACCCCGGACCACCCCCGATGGGCATGCCGCCCAGAGGGCCCCATTTCGGGTCACCCATGG GTCACCCGGGCCCCATGCCCCACCACGGCATGCGTGGGCCGCCTCCATTGATGCCTCCCCATGGTTACAGTGGCCCTCCCCGCCCACCGCCCTATGGCTACCAGCGGGTCCCTCTGCCGCCTCGTCCTGCCCAGAGGCCCCCCGTGCCACCTCGTGGGCCTTTGAGGGGACCCCTTCCATAA